A region from the Paraburkholderia youngii genome encodes:
- the ltrA gene encoding group II intron reverse transcriptase/maturase translates to MKVSGRKTGSALSHAPDNWHAVDWRRVERNVRGMQIRIAKATRESDWRRVKALQRMLTRTLSAKLYAVRRVTQNQGARTAGVDRELWDSPESRWLAVGRLKRHGYKPLPLRRVFIPKANGKERPLGIPTMQDRAMQALYLLALEPVAESTSDPNSYGFRLNRSTADAMSQIFVVMARRRSAQWVLEADIKGCFDHINHEWLENNVPMDRVILRKWLKAGLIYKGQLQATEAGTPQGGIISPTLANVTLNGLERELIAHLGAKFGIGKANKLKVNVVRYADDFVITGDSQEMLEHEVRPWIETFLEVRGLQLSQEKTRIVHIDEGFDFLGWNFRKYSGTLLIKPSGKNVRTFYRKVADIISGHKAVKQEELIRLLNPMLRGWAQYHSPVVAKQAYSRMESLVFYRLWRWSKRRHPNKSADWVRRKYFHSLGNRHWVFAAPVVQEDGSKGLLELYQISGTDIRRHRKVKGEFNPFDPMWEQYSEQLRQERMEYSMRYRKQWVSLYKSQGGLCAHCGWALTNETSWHDHHLEYRMHGGTDALSNRVLLHPDCHRQVHVGKLVVTKPAPSLL, encoded by the coding sequence ATGAAAGTATCTGGTCGAAAGACCGGATCTGCGCTTTCCCACGCGCCGGACAACTGGCACGCCGTAGATTGGCGTCGGGTTGAACGGAACGTGAGAGGGATGCAGATTCGAATTGCGAAGGCGACGCGAGAAAGTGACTGGCGCAGGGTGAAAGCCTTGCAACGGATGCTGACTCGCACGTTGTCCGCAAAGCTGTATGCGGTACGACGTGTTACGCAGAACCAAGGTGCGCGAACGGCTGGAGTCGATCGCGAGCTATGGGATTCGCCTGAAAGCCGATGGCTTGCTGTCGGCAGGTTGAAGCGGCACGGATATAAGCCTCTGCCTCTACGGAGAGTCTTTATCCCCAAGGCCAATGGGAAGGAACGCCCTCTGGGCATTCCGACCATGCAGGACAGGGCGATGCAAGCCTTGTATCTGCTGGCCTTGGAGCCGGTAGCAGAGTCGACGAGCGACCCGAACTCTTATGGGTTCAGGCTAAATCGTTCGACGGCTGATGCGATGTCTCAGATTTTCGTTGTCATGGCCCGTCGCCGTTCCGCGCAATGGGTACTTGAGGCGGACATCAAGGGATGCTTTGACCACATCAACCATGAGTGGCTGGAAAACAATGTCCCGATGGACAGGGTGATCCTTCGCAAATGGTTGAAGGCTGGCCTGATTTACAAAGGGCAGCTACAGGCGACGGAGGCCGGTACGCCGCAGGGAGGCATCATTTCCCCGACGCTGGCAAACGTGACGCTGAACGGGCTGGAACGCGAACTGATTGCGCACCTCGGTGCGAAATTTGGGATCGGGAAGGCGAACAAGCTGAAAGTGAATGTTGTGCGATACGCGGACGACTTTGTCATCACCGGCGACTCGCAAGAGATGCTGGAACACGAAGTCAGACCTTGGATAGAAACCTTCCTTGAGGTACGGGGATTGCAACTATCGCAGGAGAAGACCCGGATCGTTCACATTGACGAAGGCTTTGATTTCCTCGGGTGGAATTTCCGGAAGTATTCGGGAACGCTGCTCATCAAGCCGAGCGGGAAGAACGTGCGGACGTTCTATCGCAAGGTGGCGGATATCATCAGCGGTCACAAGGCGGTAAAGCAGGAGGAGTTGATCCGATTGCTGAATCCGATGCTACGAGGCTGGGCGCAATATCACAGCCCTGTAGTAGCCAAGCAGGCGTATAGCCGCATGGAGTCGCTGGTGTTTTACAGGCTCTGGCGGTGGTCGAAGCGGAGGCATCCGAACAAGAGCGCGGATTGGGTGAGACGGAAGTACTTTCACTCGCTCGGCAATCGGCATTGGGTGTTCGCCGCTCCCGTAGTTCAAGAGGACGGCAGCAAGGGTTTGCTTGAGCTGTACCAGATCAGCGGTACGGACATCAGGCGCCACAGGAAGGTCAAAGGGGAATTCAATCCGTTTGATCCAATGTGGGAGCAGTACAGCGAGCAATTGCGGCAGGAGCGCATGGAGTACTCGATGCGTTATCGCAAGCAATGGGTATCGCTGTACAAATCACAGGGCGGCTTGTGTGCGCACTGTGGTTGGGCTTTGACGAACGAGACCAGTTGGCACGACCATCATCTGGAATATCGGATGCATGGTGGGACCGACGCTCTGTCGAACAGGGTTCTGCTCCACCCCGACTGCCACCGGCAGGTACACGTTGGTAAACTTGTGGTAACTAAGCCGGCT